In Aquificaceae bacterium, the genomic stretch CTTAGCCTTCTTGGTAAAGGCATAGGCATAAACTACAGACAATACGCCTACGAGCTATCAAAGCGAACATTGACCTCTTTTCTTCCTCTCTTTATGAGCCTTATAGTGGGTTGGGTTTACATAAGATGGCGAAGTCTAAAACTTGGACTTTTTGCCCTTGTTGTTTCCTTCTCCGCCCATTGGTTTTTTATAAACCTTATTAGGTCTACCATAGAAAACACCAACTTGAGCCTGCCCCTGATACTTCTCCTCTACGCTCCTATACCTATTTTGAGTTTAAAAGGACTTTACGATTTGAGCAAAGGATTCAGGGTCTAAGCTGGCACCACCCACAAGCAAGCCGTCCACGTCCTTCATCTTCATGAAGCCTCCTGCGTTCTTTGGGTTTACGCTCCCACCGTATAGCACCCTTGTTTTTCCTGCGTGCTGTGGGTTTATTTGGTGGAGTAGGTCTTTTATAAAGGCGTGGACAAGCTGGGCGTCTTCTGGTGTGGCAGGGTTTCCTGTCCCTATAGCCCAGACAGGTTCATAGGCTATATCTATGCTGTCCGTGTAGTGTTCTATTCCAGAAAGAGCAAGCCTTATTTGAGTTTCCACCACCTTGAAGGTTAAACCTGCCTCTCTCTCCTCAAGCCTTTCACCCACACAAAGCACAGGTCTTATGTTCCCCTGAAGGCAAGCGGTCAATTTTTTGTTTATTAGCTCGTCAGACTCGCCAAAAATCCATCTTCTTTCTGAATGACCTATTATCACGTAGGAAACGCCAAGGTCTTTTAGCATATTGAGAGAAATCTCCCCCGTGTATGCACCCTTTTGTTCATAATGGCAGTTTTGAGCACCGAGCTTGACCTTGCTTTCCCTTAGGAGCTCATGGGCTACGCACAGAGATGTAAAAGGTGGACACAGGAGTATTTCTCTGTCTGAGATGTCTTCCACAAGAGGGAGAAACCTTGAGATGTATTCTTTTGTTTCAGAGGGTGTGAGGTTCATCTTCCAGTTTCCTGCTATGAGCTTCATCAGATAAATTATAGCAGAAAAAAGTAGGCGTAAGCCAAGCCTACTACTATCCTATATACGC encodes the following:
- the tpiA gene encoding triose-phosphate isomerase encodes the protein MKLIAGNWKMNLTPSETKEYISRFLPLVEDISDREILLCPPFTSLCVAHELLRESKVKLGAQNCHYEQKGAYTGEISLNMLKDLGVSYVIIGHSERRWIFGESDELINKKLTACLQGNIRPVLCVGERLEEREAGLTFKVVETQIRLALSGIEHYTDSIDIAYEPVWAIGTGNPATPEDAQLVHAFIKDLLHQINPQHAGKTRVLYGGSVNPKNAGGFMKMKDVDGLLVGGASLDPESFAQIVKSF